Proteins from a genomic interval of Haloterrigena sp. KLK7:
- a CDS encoding response regulator translates to MVEGSSREGKGYDILLIESDPDSISPFIDSFKMTKVTNRVTTVSSGDEAFNFINRCDAYEDASRPDLVFLDLHLPSTDGLEILAEIKNHTELKRIPVIVLTRSDEAEEVAQTYDLHANAYVRKPESPERFERLAQAIEDFWLDHVILPPKK, encoded by the coding sequence ATGGTTGAGGGATCTTCACGGGAAGGTAAAGGATATGACATCCTCCTTATCGAATCAGACCCCGATAGTATCTCACCTTTCATCGACTCGTTCAAGATGACTAAAGTCACGAATAGAGTAACAACTGTCTCCAGTGGCGATGAAGCGTTCAATTTCATCAACCGATGCGACGCATACGAGGACGCTTCACGACCCGATCTTGTTTTTCTGGATCTCCATCTCCCCAGCACTGACGGCCTCGAGATCCTTGCCGAGATAAAGAATCACACTGAGTTAAAACGGATACCTGTAATCGTACTAACGAGGTCAGACGAAGCGGAGGAGGTTGCTCAAACGTACGATCTCCACGCGAACGCTTATGTTCGAAAACCAGAGTCACCGGAACGTTTTGAGCGACTCGCACAAGCGATTGAAGATTTCTGGCTCGATCACGTTATACTCCCTCCAAAAAAATAG
- a CDS encoding winged helix-turn-helix domain-containing protein: MTLKITNATEQILDVLQEGRATPGYIQRETGLARNTVHNQLNALLAADVVVYVDEPTGLYELVEDPRNDDDTA; this comes from the coding sequence GTGACGCTGAAAATCACGAACGCTACTGAACAAATTCTGGATGTACTACAAGAGGGTCGTGCAACACCAGGCTATATCCAGCGTGAGACCGGCTTAGCTCGCAATACCGTACACAATCAGCTAAATGCGCTTCTTGCCGCTGATGTTGTTGTATATGTTGATGAGCCGACTGGGTTATACGAACTCGTTGAGGATCCCCGCAATGATGACGACACCGCCTAA